The stretch of DNA atgagtcttaaatattttttaaaagttatataaaaaattggcATAATCCTCATTGACAATGGAACAATGTTTCTTTTCATGAAATCACAGGGTACTTACAAACagttgattaattaaaaaaataaaaacactacTCCTTTTGATCATctctgaaaaataaaaataaaaaaacagtttttcaaaattatgttcgtgaaatattaatattaatgtaGCTCCTTGCTACAAAGTCAATTTTCCATCTTTTCTTTGTAACAGAGTCGTTGTATTCTCACACGTGTGTGCACAAATGTTAACACATAATTGTTGCATCATGAATAGTATGAATCATCATCCGTGTAGCTTCCAAAGGAATCACGTTTACTACTCTGCTTCATTGAATTAACAATCCAATGTTCATACCTTGCTGAATTTGATAACATATTTTGCTTCATTAATCTACATTCTATAACCTTGCTTTTTTGCTTTGTTGTTCCTTCTACACCTTTCGGAGGTCTTTGTTTTGGTTCACTCCTACACCTTGTTTTTGCCTTTGACGATTCTGTCTTGTTCATGAAATTTGGTGAACATGATTGTCGATGTGGCATTATGTGTCTCTCATCAGAAGATTTTGTTGTTGGCTTCAAATATTCTATCATCTCTTTGTAGTACTTTTCTGGGCTGTTTGGTGCTGTGattattgttttctttaatTGATTTTCTCTTTTTGAAATTGATTCACTCTTTGAATATTCGTACTTTTTGCTCTTTACATCTAGAGGGCCACTTCTACTTCTCATTACCCCCAACATTTCTTCCACACTCATATTCTTTGAATCCTATacacaattaatatataatattactcATATTATAAACACAAACACCAGattcaatataaaaacattattaattggGAAACAGGCTTACTTTATTTTGTTGTGTCATGTGACCTTTGAAGGAGGGAATTTCTTTGTGTGGTGGAGGTTGTATTTCAACAGGATTTACTTCTTCTGTCATCTTAATCCTTTGAATCCGTGCTCTAACTTGTATGGCCATCAATGCATGCATTCCACGCAGTGTTGCAGTTGTTTGTTTCCTTACAAGGTGACCCCTCACTAGTGCCTGTAATTTCACTAGTCCTCTTAAAGCATGCAATGCTCTCTTTGCCTGCAAAAAGCTACTAACATGTTATAGTAAACAAACTTTTGCTTATTAAGATCAAGATGCCTAAAAAGACGCGATGTCACCATAAAAAAATAGGGATCCAATTGTATGCAGTCGTAATTCAAAACAGCATGCAGTCTTGTAGTCACGTGTATCTGTGACCACCCAACTACATGACTGCATACAATTTTGACTACGTGCAATTTGAAGGAAACAATCAATGAATATAAAGAAAAGTTTATACCAAATAAGAGCGAAAGACAGACTGAATCCTTGTAGCAGCTGTTTTAACAAATTCAGTATTTTCAGACACCTTTGCTAATCTTGAAAGACGCCTTGACCTTGGAGTTTGAGTTTGCaattttggagaatgatctgtTGAATCAAAAGACCTTGAAATATTATGTGATACTACCTTTTCTGTTGTTTTTCCACTTGTTATTTTTCGAAAGCTCCATTTGCGCCTCACTATGATCttattactactactactactatctGTGTTTTCTTTCTTATTCTCAGGGCAGAATGCATCAATCTTCTtgaaattttcttcttttttcccTAGAAGAATGTTTCTAATCCATTTGCTTGCCTTCcccatttctttctttttttctcacCTTCCAAAATTATTCTACTTAATTAAACAAGCAGAGTAACAAGTGCTAAGACTAtatataatgatataaaataataaatacacatAAAAGAGCTAATCTTTTATATATGTTAGTTTTAATCTTGTTACATTAAATATAACAAGATATTTAGTagtactaatttatttttgtgatgCTAGCTAGTTGACTACTTCTTACTGGCTTTAGCCTGCAAAGGCTTTCTCTGTTAAAGCCATTTGCCACACTCTTAGagttttctatatatataatttgaggaGAATAATTACACATTACATTCAAAATTGCCTCATCAAGAGCCGTAAATTTTTGTTAGTAGAGTATATagtaatttttagttttttagagGACCAAGTTGTTAAAATCAAAAGATGATTATTTCTTTATCAGGGTCTAGTAGCTAGCTAGTTTGAGGAATAGATTCAAATATTCAATATGACATTGTCTCTCTATAGAAATAAGaaggtaaaataaaaatgtcacTATTTTACAACGTTCTCTTTTGTTCTTTTCAAGCTTTAACCGGGATTCAAGGGCCATGCATTGCTTGCACGCAAgtgtaacaaaaattaattaagatgttaacaattttttaattaactaattaatcatATCAATGACCATTTTACAACATGGATTGTTTATATATGGATGGTGATCAAATGAAGTATTTAATTGCTTACTTCAATTCAGTTTAATGTtggacataaaaaataaattaacatgaATTACTTAAAAATGTTGTGTTGACTTTGATTTTCCATCATTATGCTGTTGTACTGTTTTGGTTTGGCTCTGATCAATTCAAGGATATTCATCACCGTTAGTTATTCCGAAATTAGAAGATTCCATTAGCCTTTCACATCAAACCGATTAGAAAAAAATAGTGTTAATGATTAGTTAAATATAACTTTCGATTCTATATTGCCTATGTTTGGTTACACAGCAAAATTGTTCTACAATGATACAATGATatgattttgacatatttaattgttttcgagtataattattttgtcttaagaattaatttttatttgaagttagtATTTATAGCTTTTGTcttgatttttagttttagaaTCATTACTCAACACACtttcatataatatattaaaatataaattattttacttttaactcACTGACCACGTCAAATTTGTGTCTGTAAAAGATACAAAATGTAGTGAACTCAcaatattttggtttaaatttgttataagaattcttcttataatattttggtTAGGATAAGATTGGCTTCGATTTAGGTTTTGATTTCTTTGAGCATGGCAAATCGAATTGTTCACAAATGCTGCCAAACGCATATCCAAATAATCGctcaatcaaaatcaattttatttcaaattaatttttgtcataGTAGAATGAAACAAACCCATATCATCTACACATGTTTTCGGGATGCTCTCTCTATATCTCAATTAATTACTTAATCAATtcacataataatataatattaggTGAAAAAGATCTCCTGTTTGCGTTTCAGTCTTCTAGAAGACAATTGTTTAAACAAATGATTAAAAAGATTGATATGATTTAATAATCAATCCACTTTTTTCTTATTCAAAGTTTTGCACCGTAATTTTAAAGATTGGTAACCAAGACCAGTCAACTCTTTGATAATCCACTCAATTTTGTTAATGGACAACTTGGTTAATAATGTACAAGATCATTGATTCATAAGTTGTGATTTTGAAGATTATTAACCAAGAACATTGGTTCATAAGTTATCCAATCTTGTTGTACTTATATAATTGAAACTGGAATTGCCATTAACCAAGATTAATAACATTttcaattacaaatataatttctaTAGTAAATGAAACCATTTCCCTTAACCAATtacatgtgattttttttaccGATAAATACTCATAATTTCATTTGAATTAATGTTCCAAATACAATGAGGGacagaataaaaaaatatggtcaTTAACTTAATAAACTTCAATAATCATCTTTAGATTAAAAAGTCGGAaatttttctcattattttatctaaatacttaaaaaaaaactacatatgCAAATAATAGCCGATATGACCCCTCATATTTTCATGACTCAAAAAAGGTAATGCAAGGATTGCTACACCATACAAAACAAAACTTATATAATAGAGCACCTTTTTGGAACAAACCAAAATCCATTTGATCCTTCTTTTTCTCATCTTCTATCAAGTCTCTATTATCAGTCAAATTACCATATGGGTTTCTGCAGTTTTTTTTAATCTCCCTGGCCGTAGTACTGTACATGCTAATGCTACACATGACTTAGATGCTTTAATCCATTCCTCTCTCTCGGTCTAATGATTGTGATTTTGTTAATCTCAACACATTTGAAATATGCACTAAAACTTTAATCAAAATCATACTTGCTGTTTGCAGGCGGCATGAACAATGGTTGCCAGCCAGCTCAGCCTCCAGTTCCAAGTAAAGATTTTCCCCGCAACATATCAACTTTTGATCGTAAGTAACACCAGTTACAGCTAGACCATATTTCACTACTAGGTAACTGTTTCATCTGATAAAGCCATACTATTTATTAGCTcaactaaaattaacaatttgtAATGTACTTAATCTGAATTGTTGATGAATAAATTTCCACAAATTATCAGTTAAAGATTGGAACTGCTCAACCTACCCATAAACTGTTTGGATCtagttacaaaaaaaattggttATGAAAATGATCTTATATGATACTATCGTATGCACACCCAATAGAACTTTCTAACAGCAAAAGCAAAGGATATATACTCTTGCTTCTGTGTTTTTGGACTAAAAAATCTTTCAAACTTTCAATTAGACCAACAGTTGATAGGATGCTGCAAAATAGATAATCAAAACTGTCATTTTGTTCACTCCTGCATAAATTTAGAGAGGGAAATAGATGCTTGATTTCAGAAAAtccgattgttattttttttcccTTCAATTCTTTCCACAGCAAGCTCAACCCTACCAAGAAGGTTCCATTGGATAGTTCTGTGGTCAGTATCCATCAGCATTGTTATGCTATGGGGAGAGAACTAGCATACTCTAAGATGACTCCAAACATTGCTTAGCCTCAATAATGGAGaacatttattatttgacattaattttgttgttttccagcaCATATTCTTcatgtatatattaaaataaacatcTGTCTCAAGTAGGTAGCTATTGTTAAATTAAGAGAGGACAGACCAGATTAGTTTTGAGTTTTAAGCATGAGGTTCATGGTTTAAAATCCGAAAACTAAcattacaaatatttgtcaatcTTTAAAATCGAGCGTAATTGCATAGACTAATATCTCAAGCAGTTGAAGACAACAATAGGTGGCGAATACTACATTTGAAAGCTGAATTCAAACCTAGAACCTCCCTCTAGTTAAACTGAAAGAGACACTCAAACTATCTCGTCTGAACTTATTGCATCTcttatcttcattttttttcctcttaaaTCGTCACTAAAGATATGAACatgtaaatatttatcttatcttattattatgattattattgtaTCCAAAGCAAAAAAAACAATATAGTACATGaacaacatgaaaataaaaactcaaaatataatttaccgAATCAATCAAATGAATGAAAATCACTTGTCTTTGACTTCAACACCGGTTTTACCGGCAATGATGACGGAGGTAGCCATGTTCAAGAACAAACCATGCTCAACAACACCTTCAAGTGCTGAAATCTCAGCTCCGGCAGCATTTGCATCTCTAATCGGAGTCTTAAAGTACAAATCAACAATGTAATTAGAATTATCAGTAACATAGGGTTTTCCACTTTCATCCAATCTCAATTTCGCATCAACACCTTCTTCCTTAAACAATTCCTGAAGCCTAATCAAATTGTATTTCCAACAAAACTGAACAACCTCCACCGGCATCGCAAGTCCACTTCCGCCGAGACCGGAGACCAATTTCGTGTCGTCGACGACCACCACGAACTTATCGGAAGCCGCTTCCACCATTTTTTCTCTTAGAAGAGCTCCGCCGCGGCCTTTAACTAGGTTAAGGAAAGGATCAACCTCATCGGCGCCGTCAATGGCGAGATCGAGACGAGGATTATCGTCGAGAACGGAGAGAGGGATACCGAGGGAACGAGCCTGTTCTTCTGTGCGTTTGGAAGTGGGAACGCCGATTATATCAGTGAGTTGACCGGAGTTGAGAAGGTCGCCGAGTTTGGAGACGACAAAGGCGGCGGTGGAGCCGGTTCCGAGGCCGAGGACCATGCCGCTTTTGACATATTCGACGGCTTTATCGGCGGCGAGTTTCTTAAGGTCGTCTTGTGTGAGGGTTATGGCTTTGATGGAGAGGGAAGGGTGTTTGTGAGAATGGTAATTGGTGCGTAGTTTAAGGGAGGTGGGGGTGCGTAGGTTAAGGCGTGTGGAGGCATTGTGAAGTGAGGAGGATAGAGATGGGGGTGATGAGAGGGATAAGGATGCCATTGTTGTTTTTTGATATTCAAATATTGAATTCTAACTAATTTCAACTAAACCCAACACCAATAATAATTGATTCTCACACAATTCACTTCAAATAATAATCCTATCTCTTTTGTTTGGTTGGTGATGGACTTCAGATTCAGATTCAGATTAACCCAACCCAACCACACCGCAGGTTAATTTTCATtgtacttttaaataaataaatattacttttcGATTGGATTTTGGCGTTTTCCTTTTTCAACAAAGCTGGATGCTCCTTTCCCAACAACCATactttagtttttcttttttttttattaattcttcaacatgatattcaatttaattaaaaatttaaacttactTCTATTTGGACTTTTTTTTCGAGTACTAGTATTTGGACTTGATTAGGATTGTACTCTCAATTAAATAGCTAAATGTTTATTTGGTGGTTAACATAAAATAGAGCCGGATAGTATAAAAGAGTTGAATGGTGATAAGATAGTTATAGAcacaacaaaattttattttatcttatgttTAATGtgcatataataaaaatttgatatttttgtcaaaaaatggAATAATCACACATAACAACTTTGAAATTCTCATATATGATCTCAATATATGATGAGTTGAAAAATATGTACGACACCGCAATTCCTTTTATGATTTGGGATTATGTCATATAATAGTCTATCAAATATGTATTGGTAACTTTGATTGGATAATACAATTGAAGTTTGTGAGTTGCAGAAAGTTCCTAGAATCTGAAACAATGGAATATAAACAATAAGAGAGATTAGAATACAAAGATGATCGTTCATATCACttatatttttctcataaaagataaaatacattGTAAATAGTGTATTTCactcaattatattaattatattatggaaagaaatatcattttattctGAAAAGAAAGATCATTCTCCCTTTTTGGATTTATCATAGATTCTATCCTTTTTGGATTTATCATAGATTCTATGGAGAATTGACTTTGCTTTAAGTCtcactaaaatatatattttttattttagtttttgtacGGTCCAAAGACCTCAATAGTATACTATAAAAACTCTTAGTCTTTTAACAACTATAAACATAAACAAAAGAATccctcaaaaaatatttttaacttccAGTTTTTGACATAATCgcttttttaattaatagttGTGTTGATTGTACTACTACTCAATCAAAATAATAGAAAGAATCTTACTATGGTAAAGacgtttttattaaaaatatctctTAAAATGTCATATTAAAACTTTCATCTGAAACAATTGTTTTCTTACTTTGACTCTACTTTTTAAttccttattttgattttattttttgttttgattttattttttgttttgttttgaattttaactATGTAACTAATTCTTGTAACTCACCATAATATATTCAAGTATGCCTTTCTAATTTATTCGCCTCTTTTTCATATGTTAATATATTGCTTATATAAGGTTAAACTCTTTCCAAATGtatatattacttataaaatgatgttaaCAATTCATGTAATTATCACTTCAGtagaaaaaaagtttttcaaaactcattaattaaatcttatttaaaatcaatgaTGTCACAAGAAAGATTAAatcgatcaattttattatcgattaaaaaataattgttaaacaaaattgattacaataatttgataaataatttgataaatgaatTTGCATCGAAAAAAGTGcgaaagataaattttaaataaaatattaataatttatttattaactttgaaAAGATTCGTCTTATAGTTTCGTTTTAGACATCATAAGATCTTGAACCGACCATCATACTATATATTTCTatctattattatattagagATTCTTTTAGAGGAATTACTATCTTATAGATAGATAAGTAATGTAACTAATTAGCATCGTAGTTGCTCTGCCACATGACCATATATCATTTCAAATATCAAGTAGCGAGAGTTTTTGACCATATAATGCATCAATaccttattttttatatttatatatttgtattaaTGTGTAAAATTATGGGACGGAGGGAGTAACTAGTAATCTTCTAGTCAGCACTGGTGTTACCACTGAGAGTAGGCTGTAATTCAAGACAAACGTTAAAAAGTTTATTGCACATATACAAAATGAAAATCTAATGGGGTATATATCCTAATCTAACAACATTGTCTTATTCCAAACCCCAGTGTTACCGGGCAAGCTagcaaaacaaattaaatattaatgagGTCCACACATATATAAGTAATAACGGAATATTCCTTCAAGGCGATGCTTCCTTTTAAGGTAATGACAGTAAATTTACATTTCTTATATTGAAAAGAAATTTTGACAAATATTTGctcaatttttcataaaaaattaaaaggaaatgTTCCATTCTGCTCACAATCTTACCTATATTTCATAATGTTTTGGCGTAGAGGTCAATGCTACCAATTTGCAGCCGGGAAGTAGATTGAATGTCTTTGACAGCCACAAACCTGAACCTGGAAAGGCATAACTTTTTGTGAGTTGGGGAGAACAAATATATTACAGATTCAGCATGTGCTTAAATATAGTacaactttttaatatattatcttttttcGTTTTGTTCTAGCAGAGATGAAAACTATTTGCAAGATAATTTTGTAGAGAttaaaaagttgtatttttttatagggactaaaaatttatttaatccaaaataaaagttacctgaAAATATTAGATGGAAAACTTGCTGAGTTGATCATGTATGTTCTACGTTGGAAACGGTCTTTGAAGAATTGAGAGTTTTGCTTGTCCAAAACTTGCCAACTGATTCCCTCGTCATTGCTCCCTTCAAGAATCCTGCAAAATGGGTCATGAATGCACAACACACGCTTTATTAACTGAAGATTATGCGTAAAAACTCGTTACGAAGCAAAGAAATAAAGTTGAGTGAACCAACATACCAATCACCaggaaaaaataaagaaacaaagaGACACTGTTATAGATACACATATGGTTGCTAACAGACAGCAAAAGTAGatccacacacacacactacTTGCTTGGCTTGGCTGGGCTTTCATATAACTTTAAagaatttgattaatttagagCTTAATAAGTTTTGTATCGCCAATAAACTATATTGTGTCTCCTGTTTTAAAACAATTGAAAGCtttgtttaaattaaatatcaagtTATCATAATCAAGTGACACTTTCTCgttattaaatagttttaagtttttaaagcAACAATGGattaaatttaaactaaattttcaaGGTTAGGTTCAGTAACTCATCCACGAGCAAATATTCTCAAAAGAATTAGATAGGTCTATTACAGTTTTGGGGTGTATAAAGGATATAAAAACACATATTTCCAAAATTGTGACATTAATTGGGCCTTCTTACACTGAAACAATCATAATGGATatgtccattttttattttaaataaagagAATCTCTACTCCTAGTCcactcaacaacaacaacaacaacaataataataataataaatgaaccAAGAATAAAACATCTTATATCATCAAATATCATAAAGTCCATACCAGTCCATCGGATCCCTTTCTGGGGCATCATTGGCTGACATCAATTCATATGCCACAAGCTCAAAACTCTTGTTATTAAATGTTCTATACACGATCCAACCACCTACACGGTCAAATATTTAACAATGTTTTAATATAAGCATCAAGAGAACAATGTCTGCACCTTTAGAATAGTAATAAAATGGAATCGTACTTACTATAGGCACTACTTGATTTTTAACTTATTAAAACTACGGCTTCTTGCTCgattattttcatattatgattatgaattatttttcattaatccTAAAATTTATTCCCGAAGACAGATAATGCAAACAGAGCATAACTCCTAGGAATGTGTAATTTAACATGGAATTATCAACGCAGAGAAACTAGCTAGACCGTAGTagataaaatcaaaaaaattctcATAGATTCGCCGACTCTACGATCTATTTCGGTCTGAGCGATTCAAATCTATATTAGTAGCTTAAACTGTAAATTTTAAATGGGTGGTTTACAATCTATCTGCCAAATTTAATAGAAGTTATTTAATCAGTTAACTATATACCTTTTGCTCCATTTGGTTCTTCCCATTTTGATATTCGAGTTCCATCAAATGCTGATGTTAcctgaaattttataaaacagGAACAAAGTTATTGATGCTATAAATCATATTAATGTTAAACATATAGATAAATCAGATATAAACTCACAATCCCCAAAGGCAACTCCTCTGCACTTGCAATGACTGAACCGGAATGTAATCGATTTGACTTCAGAAGTGGAAATGAAAACATATCTTTCCCATAGTTTTCACACTTGTTAAGATTTTGAACCACGTCATCAAGAGCATCTAGCACAACGGGCAATGCTAAAGAAGTTACTACAGGGTTACCAGCCATACAAATTTCAACCCTCCCATCAGTATTCACTTTTTTCTCCAGCGAAAGAGCATCAAGTAAATTATCAAAAGATGGCAAAAGTTTCTGAAATTTTGGGTTGTTTAGAACTGAATCAATGGAGACCCTTCTTGATTTAAAAGGAGAACGGCGAAGATCCGAGAGAAGTCCTTTAGTAATCCCAAGTACTTCAACAGCTTCGGATTTTGTTAGTTCTTCATTGataaaatgatgaagtataggaCAAAATGCATTATAAATCTTAGTCACATGCTCATCTACGCACAAACGAACTGGGCAAGCAGAAGAACTTAGGTTATCAGAACCCAATTCAGATCTGGATTTGCGCCATTGCTCGTTCCCACTTCTTCTTCCAGGTAACAAGACGGACTCGTCATCTTCAGAATGCAAATTCCTCTCAAGTTGTTGGTTTTCTTCTGTATCACGAGCTTCAATTGTTGAAAGTAGTTGTGACGCAAAGCCTCTTCGACATTCGTTGGTTATATTAGTGAGTACAGATGACAAAGAAGGCTCTGTAAGCATAGTACGTCGAGATAGgaccttcaatttttttttttaaagtacaaACACTCATTGTCAATTATTACCAAATCAGAAACCTTGATTCCTTATGCAGGTGAAAAAAAGCTTGCATGTAATATAAAGAAACACaatgaaagaaagaatataaaTTGTAAACTCTACCTCATGCCACTTCCTTGTGTATCGTTTGGTGACATCATAAGCTCCGTCTTTTGCTATGGCAATAGCATAATTCAATTTCTTGTTCCACCTAATTCCACAGATTTAAAAAGTGTGGTGCATGCAAGATGAAAACTTTTCTAAAAAGGAGAAGAACAACTACTTTCTTAAGTCAATTATAAGGTGTAATGGAAAATGAATAATACCCTCTTTCATATAATAATGGCTTGTCATAGATTGCTTCACATGGGTCAAGATGCATCCATCTGTAAAATCATACATCCTTAGAACAAACATGGTCCCATTGGAAATAGTTTTAACAGAATATTACAAGAACTAGCAGTGTTTGTGTTAATTGTACCTTCCTAGGAATTGAGAGAAGCACTCCGTCCAAACATGGTCCGTAAAGTCCACGATCTGGAGACTGACCGAAATTCAGTGACAAAAAAACTTATTCCTCACAAGAAAAACAAGCACGTATATAGCATACTGAAAAGACAAAATTTCATCTAGCATTTCAGTTACAAACCAGACGTGACTCATAGCCAAAAGCTCGACAATAAAGCGTGAAGCAATTGGCCCATTCTCCACAGCGGCCTTCCCTTGTTTCCACAAGCtgcaaattgaaattgaaaaaaaataaagggaaTGCCCAAAACAATTGTGATAGGCATAGCAGTCAGTTTGGCAGTTGGCCAAGTGTAAAATACACCATTGGCAGTTTAATGAAAGTTGAATACCTTTTTTGGATCATTGTACCGAGGGAAGCGAGTCAGTCTGGAGCAAACAGTGCAGCTGTGATGTAAAAATGCTAATGTGAATAACCAGAAAATTAAGGAAGCCGGGCAAAGAGCGGACACTAAAATTAGTGAACAACAGGATACTCTCAAATATAAAGAAACTAAAAagttgattataatttttttcagaCAGATCAGTTGACAAACTATAGCTTAACGAAGGttaacaaataattcaaatgcCAATATGATGATTAACAAACCCACATTCCAGATCTCAGTAAAACTTAAAAAAGGTAATCTCACATTAAATTAAAGCATATATTTAATGGTCATACCGATAAAGTTCAACCCTGGAAGCTCCATAAAGAGTCTCAGAAGGAAGTGGAGCAGTCATACCCTGGCCTACAGTTTCGTTGCCACAATCACGACAAGATGGTGAATTCACCCATCTATTCGATGAGGACAAGAAAGATAAATTAGATGATCAGAAGCAATCAGAAAAAGAGCTCAGTCACAAATATTATGTGAATCATATTTGAGTGAAATCATAGCAACTCTATAATGTACTTATGGAGTGATTAGccattgatgtatttgattcatTTGGCATTAATTAAAAGCAAAATAGCCGATATAACTAATTTAAACCTGAAGGATTGTTTGAACCAGAAAAGCAGCTGCAGCAGGAAAGCATGATCTTGTTCTATTTTTGATGGATTGAAGTTCCCCTCCTGAAGAATATTTATCAGACTTACACCAATTACAAATCAATTATAGAAGAGTACCAAAGACTATGCTTATGGAATGACAAAAGCATCTCAAGTTCAAAAGCCAAGCCTAATATAGAACTACACGCAGAAAGCGAGATATATCCATACACAACTGCAAACTGCTTATTAcaacaaaaagaaagacaaatCCGGGGTGAATGAATTTC from Cicer arietinum cultivar CDC Frontier isolate Library 1 chromosome 3, Cicar.CDCFrontier_v2.0, whole genome shotgun sequence encodes:
- the LOC101498920 gene encoding probable ribose-5-phosphate isomerase 3, chloroplastic, with the translated sequence MASLSLSSPPSLSSSLHNASTRLNLRTPTSLKLRTNYHSHKHPSLSIKAITLTQDDLKKLAADKAVEYVKSGMVLGLGTGSTAAFVVSKLGDLLNSGQLTDIIGVPTSKRTEEQARSLGIPLSVLDDNPRLDLAIDGADEVDPFLNLVKGRGGALLREKMVEAASDKFVVVVDDTKLVSGLGGSGLAMPVEVVQFCWKYNLIRLQELFKEEGVDAKLRLDESGKPYVTDNSNYIVDLYFKTPIRDANAAGAEISALEGVVEHGLFLNMATSVIIAGKTGVEVKDK
- the LOC101498253 gene encoding protein IQ-DOMAIN 19-like, which gives rise to MGKASKWIRNILLGKKEENFKKIDAFCPENKKENTDSSSSSNKIIVRRKWSFRKITSGKTTEKVVSHNISRSFDSTDHSPKLQTQTPRSRRLSRLAKVSENTEFVKTAATRIQSVFRSYLAKRALHALRGLVKLQALVRGHLVRKQTTATLRGMHALMAIQVRARIQRIKMTEEVNPVEIQPPPHKEIPSFKGHMTQQNKDSKNMSVEEMLGVMRSRSGPLDVKSKKYEYSKSESISKRENQLKKTIITAPNSPEKYYKEMIEYLKPTTKSSDERHIMPHRQSCSPNFMNKTESSKAKTRCRSEPKQRPPKGVEGTTKQKSKVIECRLMKQNMLSNSARYEHWIVNSMKQSSKRDSFGSYTDDDSYYS
- the LOC101499244 gene encoding peptide-N(4)-(N-acetyl-beta-glucosaminyl)asparagine amidase; translation: MVCRRFQVLHNDSNFDLEYDTDDGFEVLQFQLYSLTSVPPDQQKIYGDEPDTPIAIDSDLATISDKLRLVSIDEPQQSELNSTNFLKSDEELARLLQAEEEALMLQQYVASEDTHQFEGTVRPYVDKILMYEDEKRQEAARKTVPVEELEEKALVSLAKEGNFNPSKIEQDHAFLLQLLFWFKQSFRWVNSPSCRDCGNETVGQGMTAPLPSETLYGASRVELYRCTVCSRLTRFPRYNDPKKLVETREGRCGEWANCFTLYCRAFGYESRLIVDFTDHVWTECFSQFLGRWMHLDPCEAIYDKPLLYERGWNKKLNYAIAIAKDGAYDVTKRYTRKWHEVLSRRTMLTEPSLSSVLTNITNECRRGFASQLLSTIEARDTEENQQLERNLHSEDDESVLLPGRRSGNEQWRKSRSELGSDNLSSSACPVRLCVDEHVTKIYNAFCPILHHFINEELTKSEAVEVLGITKGLLSDLRRSPFKSRRVSIDSVLNNPKFQKLLPSFDNLLDALSLEKKVNTDGRVEICMAGNPVVTSLALPVVLDALDDVVQNLNKCENYGKDMFSFPLLKSNRLHSGSVIASAEELPLGIVTSAFDGTRISKWEEPNGAKGGWIVYRTFNNKSFELVAYELMSANDAPERDPMDWILEGSNDEGISWQVLDKQNSQFFKDRFQRRTYMINSASFPSNIFRFRFVAVKDIQSTSRLQIGSIDLYAKTL